The Brassica oleracea var. oleracea cultivar TO1000 chromosome C7, BOL, whole genome shotgun sequence sequence TGATCTTGTCACCTTTGAAACTTGCTTGTCGGTCTGTTTACACAAGGAGTTAAAAAGATGAATATCAACAGCTTATACGCATCATGTTGGGTTGCTATCCTTTTTGTATACTTAAACAACCATCTTTCTGTTATTAGTTTACCTCATCAAACTTTTCAAAGTTCTGGGTGTCCAACTCGTCATTGACTTTGGGAATAAAAGCAGCCTTCATTTGATATAACTTTCCCCATTCCACACCTACGAACCAAGGATGATCCTATAAAGAAAGAAAAAGAGTTTATTAAGCATCTATCAATAGACCTTTAGAAAAGAGAGGTTCAAATCTTAAAGGTTGTTTAGATCACACAGCAAACCTTAATCTCATCTGCTCCTTTTGTTCCAAGCCTTTGTTCTACGTTACATAAGAGTCTACAGATAAGATCCTTAGCTTCTGGTGATAATCTAACCTCTTCCGGAAATTTCAAATAATTTCTCCAATTCACTATCTGCATTAGAAAAGAAAGAGCAAGAGACAATCAGATATGAGAAGAGAGTCATATAATTCAATAAGAAGGGAGTAATGTGCTTACCTTCCTACAAGTTGTCATTGGATCATCTGAATAAAAGGGTGGAAACCCCACAAGCATTTCATACATTATGGCACCAAGAGACCACCTAAAGGGGATCATTTCATCACATATAACTTATATCTTATATTGTAAAGAAACCAAATTGAAAAACAGAACATGAGCAAACAGTTGGCTTCACTTACCAATCACATTCCATTCCATACCCTTTCTTCAGCAAAACTTCTGGAGCAATATAATCAGGAGTTCCAACTGTTGAATACGCCTGCAATTGATATATATAACCTTTTATTTAGTAAACTTCTATATCATCAGAGAGAGAATCTTCCATAAGATAAACAGAGTAATGAACGATTTGCATAAACATAAAACTCACAAGCATCCTTCTATTTCTCTGCCAGTTTTGAAGCTGTTCCATTTGGGAGCGGCTGCGTCTAGATGCCACAGGGCGACCATCGCTTTGTAAAGCCCCACTAACGTTCTGCGCAAATGTGAAATCCTTTTCCTCCAGAATACTACAGTCTAATGGCTTGCATAACCCAAAATCTGATAGTTTCATGTGCCCGCTTCTGTCCAGTAGCAGATTATCAGGCTTTATATCTCTGTAACAAATAAACACTTAGAACATCAAAAAGGAAATAGGCACGCAAGAGCTATATACAAGTTTGTTAACTTGACTAGACCTGTGGATATAGTTGTGCTTATGAATGGACTCGATAGCTAGGACAGTCTCCCCAACATAAAACCTCGCCTCATCTTCGGTAAGTGTGTCTTTCCTCATAAGCAACGTCATCATATCTCCACCGGGAAGATACTCCATGATAAGATACAGATACTCTTCGTCTTGGAATGAACAATACAGCTTCACTATGCAATTGCTGTCAACCTCCGCAAGTAGATTCCTCTCTGCTTTCACATGTTCCACCTGCAACAACAACAACAAAAAAGAAGCAAATCAGATTTCTTGAGCTTCTTCAGTGATAGAAAAAATAACGAAGATAATATCAAAACAATACGTTACCTGGCCTCTACGAAGCATCTCAGATTTCTTGAGCTTTTTCATAGCATAGACATGGCCTGTTCCCTTCTCCCTGCATATCCTAACCTCTCCAAAAGCGCCCTTTCCTATCATTGTCAATGGCTCGAAGTCATCAGTTCCCATTTTATGTCTCTGACGTCGCATGTATTCAGTTTCCTTCTTCTCTAAATCCTTAAGCATATTCTTTTGCTCTTCCTCTGATACTTCTGCAGCAGCTAACTTATTCTCCAGCATATTACGTCTGCACCAAACCCCAATTATCAAATAAAGATATAGCATTACTCTGAAAGACTACTTAGAAAGCTACGTAATGAGACAATACCTCTCCTGTCTTTGCTGCTGACTTTGCACTTGTTTCTTGTAATGATTTTCAATAAATTGTTTCGCAGCGGCAGCCTTCTGTTTTGTAACATTTGACACAGCTTCTTCACCTCCAGCTGTTCGGGATCCCTCGTTTACATTATTACTTGTAGTAGTTTCCTTCTTTTTAGAGGACTTGTCTTTCCCTTTAGACTTTAACTTATTGAGCCAACCTCTGACGATATCCATCACCTTCCCTCCCTTTAAGTCGAGATCCCAAACCAACAAATCTTAGCTACTCCTCCTTATGCAGAAGTAAGCAACAAGTTCTCTAGCACCAAGATAACCACATATTAGCTAACAGTAGTAACCCCACATCTAAAAGAACATATCCCAAGTAGCTAGGCAACTATCAAGACAATGTTTGGTCAAATGTGCTTAGGTATTACCCCTTGCAGTAACCCCCAAGAAACTAAGTTGGAGAATAGCTAATAAACAGACAAAAATGATCAAGGATTATTGAATAAGAAAGCATGAATAGCTGCTGCTGCTGCTATTACTATCTTTAGAGAACAACCAAAACAAGTCTGAGCATTTAATCAAAGGGCCTAAGTAAACTCATAATAAAGATCCTATGACGAGCAAAAAGTTTACTCCTTTACGCTTATCACTAGCCAACCCTAACAGTCCAAGGTAAAGCGATACCAAGATCGATTTAAAAGAGTAAACAGAATGTACCCAGAAGAACAAAGCTTGAGACTTTAGAACACAGACAGACAGACAGAAGAAGAAGAGATAGAGAAAGGGTCGATTTTGTGGTGAGGGTTTAAGTGGAAGGGAAAGAAAGAAACCTCGATTCCAGGGAACTGATTCCTCAAATTTGCAGTCTTGAAAGAGAAAGGGTATAAAGGAAAGTTTGAAGCTTTCGTTGCTTTTGATGTGTAAATATTGAATGAATTATGCACAAACTGCTCTCTCTTCCTCTTCCTCTGCCTTTGCGTTTTTGAGGATTTGGTTTAGTGTCCAAATCATAGAAACAATGGATTAGGAGTCTTTAATTGTATAGATCTCAGTCTTATTAAAATGGCATTTCTTACCTTATCTATACGTAGACGTATATAGGAATCATTGATACTAAATGAGTAATGAATATTCCCTCCATTTTTTTTATTTTATTTAACGTTTTCAATCAAACAAACTAAGTAAGAAAATATTCTCTTTTTTATAAATACCATAATTATCGTTTTAAATTAAACAAACAAAGTAAGAAAATATCTTCTTTTTTTTTAAATACCATAATTATAGTTTTAATTAAAAAACAAGGTAATAAAATATTCCTTTTTTAAAATACCATAAATATCTTTTTTTTGTCAACAATACCATAATTATCTATATAAACAGATTTCATCAACAAACAAACTAAGAATATAAATAATTTATAAAAAATAAAATAAATTTACATTAAAATCTGAAACAAATTTAATATTCAAAAATTATAAAATCTCAAGTAATAAAAGCTGAAAAAATAATTGATTATCCACTTCATGATGCAGAAATATTTAATTATTAATATTAGCATAGAAACAAATTATAATAATTAAATGTGAATAATTTCTTTGTTATTAGCAACCGTTCATTAGTTATAGAAAATAAAGTTATTTTTATACTAGATGATAAACAAAAATTGAGAAACTACTATGAAACCAATTCTAGACACAAAATGAAAAAGTTCAAAAGCCTGGATATCCGCCGGTGATGCAGTGCCATCACGCCACGTGGTACTTATAAACACCATGGTCCTAAGCTTTCCAACAACTAATGCTTTTTTTTTTTTTTGTTCACTCCAACAACTAATGCCATTTTGTAACTTGTCAGCAATCTTTCTCTTTTTTTTTTTTTTTTTTTTTTTTTTTTTTTGCATTTTGATCATTACAAAAATTAACAATTTCATTCTAGTTTCTTTTTAAAAAAATTATGTAAAAGTATTTTGGAGGAACCCTTTTTATACTCTTCAAATTAATTTAAAAAATCTGTATTCTTTAACCAAAGAAAGTAATTCACTATTTTTTATTCATAAATAAAAATCATTTTTGTAAGATAATTTTAAATTTTTCATTTTATTCATTAGTTCTTAACTATGCGTTTTAATTTTATATATACTGATAATTCTTGAAATACATGTACTTTTATTTCCAAAAATGTTTTATAGTAGAATCAATGCATAAATTCCAAATTTTTACCAGCTAAAGATAGATTCCACTCATTTTCCTTTTATTTTTCTTGCATGTGCTAAATACACTATACAATATACATATATCTTCCTCTTATTTTTCAGTTTTAATAACTACACTGGTGGTAACCCGTGCCCTGCGCGGAGTGATGAACTATAAGAGATTAGAATCAATTGCTCCAGTATTCCTGCTCGGAAAAAAAAATTCTCAGATACTCCTGCTCGAAGCTGCCCGGATTAAAAAATAGATAAATCTTTAATTAAATCCTAAAAATTATTAAAAGACCACCAAACCAACAGAATTTCGCGTATTTACAACCCAACCATGACCATTTCGCGGACCATCCAGACCCGATCCATAAAATTCAGATCTCTTTCTTCATAACTTTCAACAACTTTGTACGAGTTAGTGTAATTGTAAATCTTGGTGTAACTGTACAGCGTATAAGACTGCGACTAATATAAACTGTATCAATTACAAAGTTATTCTAAATTGAACTAAGTCGCACTTTTTGATTTGCAAAGTTCAACTAGTTTTGATTGTATCTTTTACATTTGCATTATGCTCTTTTACGGAGACAGTGTTGTTAATAATAAATAAAGATTACTTTATAGAGAAAAACTAGAGACATTATATTATATGAAATGTATTTTACATAAACCTAGTAAAAATAGATAAAAAGCACATGTCATAACTCATAAACACACAACTAATCTTCAATTGGCCAGTGGCCAGCGGTCAAGTGAATATCATTGCAGAAGTCCCAAGCTGCACATTGTCAGAAACAACGATTGCATGTCCACCGTGTTCTAGATCCATCTAAGGAGACTACAAACACCAGTTCTATTACTGCGGAGCACCAATAATCATGTGAGACGTTGGGATTTATTCTTTCCAGTAGAGACATAAACACCTTAGGTTTTTCGTAACCCCAATGGCCTGAGGATAACGAAGTCGTGATCATGTAATTCATCCGATCAACAAATTCACGACTAAAGCTAGGATAGTTGTGAACAAATCCTCTAGCATCAACACTAAACGCTAAGTTCAACATTCCATCTACATACTTGGCCCACAACAATCCTCTCTCACCAGCAAGACGGATTTTTTCCCTTCCTTCATCAAGTAAATGGAGGACGAAGAACTCATACATACCTCGCTTGTAGATGGCCTATAGATTACCGGCTTGGTAGCACCTAATTCTGAATGTCCTTAAAACATTAGCCTCATCAATCCAGTCATTCAAATTAAAGAGATCTGCAGATCGGTAGAAGTATTCTTCTCTGCCAATTTGATTGAACTCGGAGAAAGCAATTCTTGCACTACCGAAGTCCCGAAGATGGCTTGTTGCTACCTTTGAGAGAATTTTATGAAGCATGGAAGGAGGGAGAGAAGCCAAGTTACTGTTCGACATGGAGAGATATTTGTTTAATCAAGTAAATGGAGAGATTTTTGTTTTACTTATTTGGAGAAGGTGATAAACCCTTTTATAATGGGGATGATCCTCTAACCGTAATACACGTAGTATGGAAGTTCAACTGACGTGTAGAGAAAAGTATAAACTGAGTATTTATTACCCCACTTAAGGGTGATTTGATAGGCGCCTCGAGAAGATACGAGTTCAGAAGACAGGACTTCTCAGTGCGCATGGGTTGGATTTGAAACTTTGAAAAACTCTAATTGATAAAGATATATAAGTGTGTATAAGTAAGTGAAAGTAATTGATTTAGATTATCTAAATTCATGAAACTAAGCATAATTTTAAAATTTTAGATTGTCTCAATATATGAAACTATGTAAAACATTAAGAAAATGAGATATTTTGTAACTTTATTTCATGTTATTTAATAAATGAAAATGCTAATATTTTGTAACTTTATTTCATGTTATTTAATTCTCGATTCATTACCCCAACTATTCTACAAGTTGTAACTCTTCCATTTAAGGGGAGACGGCGCGACAAGACACGAGTTCAGAAGACACGACTTCTCTCTCCTACAGTCGCATCTCTTGGAATTGGAACTGGAACTTTGTATAGCTTTAATTTATTAAGATTTATAACTATGTATAAGTAAGTGAAACTGAGTTATTTAGATTGTCTAAATTTACGAAACTAAGAAAAACGTAACAATTTAGATCGTATATATATTTGAAACTATGTAAAACTTAACGAAATTTAGATAGTGTCTTGTTATATTTTGATAGAAATGATCAATATCCAAAACATATTATACTTAGTGGATACATTTAATGACAGAAACAAGCAGTATAGGAGATAATAAATGTAAATGTTAGTATATAGTTTGGGAAAAAACCTGTAATTAATTATTCAAGCATCGGCGTGTCCATTTAAGGGTGATTTGATTGACTCCCCGAGAAAGCAAGACTTCTCTCACACGCCTTCTGACTGCAACAGTCGCATATTTGGAATTTCGAAATTTGTATAACTTTAATTTATTAAGATTTATAACTATGTATAAGTAAGTGAAACTGAGTTATTTAGATTGTCTAAATTTAAGAAACTAAGAAAAACATAACAATTTAGATTGTATAAATATTTGAAACTATGTAAAACCTAACGAAATTTAGATATTATCTTGTTATATTTTGATAGAAATTTAGATAGTATCTTGTTATATTTTGACATAAATTAGCAGTATATGAGATAATAAATGTAAATGTTAGTATTTAGTTTGGGAAAAACTTGTAATTAATGATAATGATGGACTCCGCGAATAACTGCATGTCTCGAATGAAAAAGTCTCCTATAATAATAATTACACTTGCATTTAAACGCCACAACACTACACCGTCTACAATCATCATTACCATTGCATTTAAACTCCACCACAGTATGTATAAGTAAGTGAAGCTAATTGATTTAGATTGTCTAAATTTATGAAACTAAGGAAAACGTAACACTTATCTGGTAGATACAATGGGAGTGGTCTGCAACACGGAAGCCCATTTCGATGACCCTGCAAGTCCAAGGATGGTGTTTTACATAAGGGACAACATGTAAGTAGAAAGTAACATATGATCAAAGCAAAATTTATCTATACTGCAAAATTTATCTATACTATAATTTATCTGAATAGGGACAGTCAGATAAAATGTGTGGCAATTGGCGCTCATGCTTATACCTTCCGGGATGGTCTTGAAAACATAAAGGGTCGTGGACAGGTGATTGTGGTCCTTAAGATGTGGAGGGTCGGGAAATTTTTGAGTAAGTGTAGTTTATGAGTATGTGATCCCTGCAAAATTTTTGAGTAAGTGATAGTTGAGTAAAACGATTACTAAACTCATTTACACAGGTTATTTTGGTCCTCTTGATCTATGGCTTGAGACAGAGGGTGGATTTTCTGACTTCAGGTTCAATCCGCGTTTGCCGGAGGTTGAGGAGTTCAGGCAGTCGCTACTAAGCAGTGACACTTATGTTCAGCGATATGGGGCTGTAGGTCTTTTGTAAATCTTGTTGTTCTCAATGTTTTCCATCTTCGTACTTGTCTTAAACTTGGTGAAACTTTGTTTAAATGTTGGTGAAACTATATCAAATGCTGGTGAAACATCGTGGTTTTACCTTTTTCAATTTTCCAACTTCGAAAAAATTAGATGAACTACAAGTTTGTGCTCGTATAAACTGGTAAAAATTTATGTTTTCACTTAATCAATTGTCCAACTTTGTAAAGCTTAGACAAAGTTGAAATTCGTTTTCGTATAAATAAGTCAGACTTTGTGTTACTTTCACTTTCTCAATGGTCTAACATCGTAAAAATTATAGAAACTTTATCGATAGATCAAACTACATAGTTATCCAACTTCGCATAACTTAGGAGAAACTTGCAAAAAACTTAGAAAAAACAGAAAGTAGCTGGAAGTCTCTTAGGAATTACTTCTTGTACATCATAATTCCTAGAACTGAAACGACAGCAAGAATAACACAACCTCTTGATATCTTTATCTTGGGCTCCATTATTTTGGGACCTTCACTGAGTTCACTTTCACTCCTTATTGTTGCTTTGAGAAATTGAACTTCTTCTTCTAGCATTCGAACTTGGTTGTCCAACTGTTGTATCTCATCGGTGAAAGCTTCTTCAACCCATTTGATGACGTGATTGTCGTTCTCAAGCTACAACAGATTAAACGTACCATTAAAACAAGAACGAGTAAGCCTTCAATAACAAAAGCTAAACGAATGTACCCTTAGTGACACCGCCGCATAGATACACCGATAATACCAGCGATATGGATTTTGATTGGTTTTGGAGATGAGCTCGGTGATGCCCACCCCGCACCAACACTTACTAGGTATTCCCGGAGTTCGTACTCGTCTCCGACCACTGGTCGTGGAAGATGAAGCGGACATCTCCACTATTTCTCTCTCGGGGTTGGGGGGAGTTCGAATGGGAGAGAGATAAATTAGGGAAGAGAGAGAAAGGAGAAGATAGCGAATGGGGAAAACAAAAAAAAGGTCTTTAATACTTCGATTAAACGATTTTGGGGTTTTATCAAATTGGGAAGAGGGAAATTCGAAATTCGAAAAGCTGGGCGGAAAATTTTATCCAAGGATTTTTGTGGTCGAAGTTTCACCAAGTTTTTAGTTTTACAGAAAACATCAAAATTGTACTTTTTAATTATTTCCATTTATATTAGTTATACTCTACTTGAATGACTGATTTTATAGTTATACCAATTATATTATGTTTCCTTGGTTATTTTCTCATACGATCATGTACACATAAACTTGATTTCCTACCAGTAGCAAATTTTAAAATGTAACAAGGTGAGTATTAACGAAAAAGATATGAGACCTCAGTGTATTTCCTAAATGATTGCTAACAAGCAATGAAATGAAATTTTTATAATTCTGATTAAATCATAATTTTAATAATAAATCACCATCTTATCTTATTACTTCCATGACTTATTAACAAGTTTAGAATTTACAATCATATTACTCAATTTACTTATCGTAGCTATACCAGTAAAGGAAAACAGTTTCACTTGGTTGTACAACACACAAATACAAATTTCACCTCACAGTGTTTCCATACGATAAAAACATCAAAACTGACAGCGAAAGGCTTACAACCTACTTTACATCAAAACTGAAAGCGAAAGGCTTACAACCTACTTCACATCAAAACTGAAAGCAAAAGGTTTACAACCTACTCCTCTTCTGTTTCTTCTGGGGGTGTTCGTCGTGTTCCAAACTAGTG is a genomic window containing:
- the LOC106307019 gene encoding serine/threonine-protein kinase tricorner, translating into MDIVRGWLNKLKSKGKDKSSKKKETTTSNNVNEGSRTAGGEEAVSNVTKQKAAAAKQFIENHYKKQVQSQQQRQERRNMLENKLAAAEVSEEEQKNMLKDLEKKETEYMRRQRHKMGTDDFEPLTMIGKGAFGEVRICREKGTGHVYAMKKLKKSEMLRRGQVEHVKAERNLLAEVDSNCIVKLYCSFQDEEYLYLIMEYLPGGDMMTLLMRKDTLTEDEARFYVGETVLAIESIHKHNYIHRDIKPDNLLLDRSGHMKLSDFGLCKPLDCSILEEKDFTFAQNVSGALQSDGRPVASRRSRSQMEQLQNWQRNRRMLAYSTVGTPDYIAPEVLLKKGYGMECDWWSLGAIMYEMLVGFPPFYSDDPMTTCRKIVNWRNYLKFPEEVRLSPEAKDLICRLLCNVEQRLGTKGADEIKDHPWFVGVEWGKLYQMKAAFIPKVNDELDTQNFEKFDETDKQVSKVTRSGPWRKMLSSKDINFVGYTYKNVEIVEEDQLSGIAELKKKSTKPKRPSIKSLFEDESASSNTSHQGSFLNLLPQVPEKEGKSSSSG
- the LOC106302667 gene encoding uncharacterized protein At4g04775-like, which encodes MSASSSTTSGRRRVRTPGIPSKCWCGVGITELISKTNQNPYRWYYRCIYAAVSLRLENDNHVIKWVEEAFTDEIQQLDNQVRMLEEEVQFLKATIRSESELSEGPKIMEPKIKISRGCVILAVVSVLGIMMYKK